A stretch of the Streptosporangium sp. NBC_01755 genome encodes the following:
- a CDS encoding ABC-F family ATP-binding cassette domain-containing protein produces the protein MNLVNLESVSHSYGPKPLLNDVSLGIEAGDRIGVVGRNGGGKTTLISVIAGDLKPNAGRVTHNRGLQVGALSQGDDLDPARPVRDIVLGDRSEHEWAGDAGIREILASLLGDIDLTALAGSLSGGERRRTALAKLLIDEHDLIILDEPTNHLDIEAIDWLARHLAGRRTALLVVTHDRWFLDAVSTRTWEVVDGAVERYEGGYAAYVLAKAERARVAAASEARRQNLMRKEIAWLRRGPPARTSKPKFRIDAAQALIADEPPARESVELVKFAAARLGRTVYDLEDVTLHAGGPGQGPLVLDHSTWQFGPGDRIGLIGVNGSGKSSLLRLLAGTVHPDSGKLVRGKTVRLAHLSQELAELDPARRVLETVEEVRKFIQVGKKEWTASQLLERLGFKGDAQWKVVGDLSGGERRRLQLLRLLMDDPNVLLLDEPTNDLDIETLNELEDLLDGWPGTLILVSHDRYFLERVTDKTVALLGDHRLSMLPGGVDEYLSRRAAGAALSARAASGAVSGTASATSAAVAKETAPGLSAREERDLRKELSRLERQLDKLSGREVKLHTSMADAAADYERLASLDAQLKEILAEKDSIEGEWLELADRLGE, from the coding sequence ATGAATCTGGTCAATCTTGAGTCGGTCTCCCACTCCTACGGTCCCAAGCCCCTGCTCAACGACGTCTCACTCGGCATCGAGGCGGGCGACCGCATCGGCGTGGTCGGCCGCAACGGCGGTGGCAAGACCACCCTCATCTCGGTGATAGCGGGTGATCTCAAGCCCAACGCCGGGCGGGTCACCCATAACCGGGGGCTCCAGGTGGGGGCGCTGTCGCAGGGCGACGACCTCGACCCGGCGCGGCCGGTGCGCGACATCGTCCTCGGCGACAGGTCCGAGCACGAGTGGGCGGGTGACGCGGGCATCCGCGAGATCCTCGCCAGCCTGCTCGGCGACATCGATCTGACCGCGCTCGCCGGGAGCCTGTCGGGAGGTGAGCGGCGCCGCACGGCCCTCGCCAAGCTGCTCATCGACGAGCACGACCTGATCATCCTGGACGAGCCCACCAACCACCTCGACATCGAGGCCATCGACTGGCTCGCCAGACACCTGGCCGGTCGCAGGACGGCGCTGCTGGTCGTCACCCACGATCGCTGGTTCCTCGACGCGGTCTCCACCAGGACGTGGGAGGTCGTGGACGGTGCGGTCGAGCGCTACGAGGGCGGGTACGCCGCGTACGTGCTGGCCAAGGCCGAGCGCGCCCGGGTGGCCGCCGCCTCAGAGGCCCGCCGCCAGAACCTGATGCGCAAGGAGATCGCCTGGCTCCGCCGGGGTCCGCCCGCGCGCACCTCCAAGCCCAAGTTCCGCATCGACGCCGCCCAGGCGTTGATCGCCGACGAGCCTCCCGCCAGGGAGAGCGTCGAGCTGGTCAAGTTCGCCGCCGCCCGGCTGGGACGCACGGTCTACGACCTTGAGGACGTCACGCTGCACGCCGGAGGACCCGGCCAGGGACCGCTGGTCCTCGACCACTCGACCTGGCAGTTCGGCCCGGGTGACCGGATCGGCCTGATCGGCGTGAACGGCTCGGGCAAGTCCTCGCTGCTCCGCCTGCTCGCCGGTACCGTGCACCCCGACTCGGGCAAGCTCGTGCGCGGCAAGACGGTCCGCCTGGCGCACCTGTCGCAGGAGCTGGCCGAGCTCGACCCGGCGCGCCGGGTGCTGGAGACCGTCGAGGAGGTCCGCAAGTTCATTCAGGTCGGCAAGAAGGAGTGGACCGCCTCCCAGCTGCTGGAGCGCCTCGGCTTCAAGGGCGACGCGCAGTGGAAGGTCGTCGGCGACCTGTCCGGTGGCGAGCGGCGCCGCCTGCAACTGCTCCGCCTCCTCATGGACGACCCCAACGTGCTGCTGCTCGACGAGCCGACCAACGACCTCGACATCGAGACGCTCAACGAGCTGGAGGACCTGCTCGACGGCTGGCCGGGCACGCTGATCCTGGTCAGCCACGACCGCTACTTCCTGGAGCGGGTCACCGACAAGACCGTCGCCCTGCTCGGTGACCACAGGCTGTCGATGCTCCCCGGCGGAGTGGACGAATACCTGTCCCGGCGTGCCGCGGGCGCGGCCCTGTCCGCGCGGGCGGCGTCCGGCGCGGTCTCCGGTACGGCCTCCGCGACCTCGGCCGCGGTCGCGAAGGAGACGGCCCCCGGTCTGTCGGCGCGCGAGGAGCGCGATCTCCGTAAGGAGCTCTCCCGCCTGGAACGCCAGCTCGACAAGCTGAGCGGCCGCGAGGTGAAGCTGCACACGTCCATGGCCGACGCCGCCGCCGACTACGAGCGGTTGGCCTCGCTCGACGCGCAGCTGAAGGAGATCCTCGCGGAGAAGGACTCGATCGAGGGTGAGTGGCTGGAGCTGGCCGACCGCCTGGGTGAGTGA
- a CDS encoding 4-(cytidine 5'-diphospho)-2-C-methyl-D-erythritol kinase, with product MNSVTVRVPAKVNLQLAVGPLRDDGYHDLVNVFHAVSIFDEVTATAETGVSVRVEGESADQVPEDGDNLAIRAALALAGHAGRPYGVNLLIRKSIPVAGGMAGGSADAAAALVACNELWGLGLPLEDLMEIAADIGSDVPFALLGGTAVGTGRGERLTPLDVAGTFHWVFALADGGLSTAAVYAECDRLRQVSGEQVAWPQVTEALLAALREGDAETLGAQLSNDLQPAAVTLRGSLARTLDAGREQGALGSLISGSGPTCAFLARSAAHAGELAACLKDVGVARDVITAHGPVPGPVVV from the coding sequence ATGAACTCCGTGACCGTCCGCGTACCCGCGAAGGTCAACCTGCAACTTGCCGTCGGACCGCTGCGGGATGACGGCTACCACGACCTCGTCAACGTCTTCCACGCAGTCTCGATCTTCGACGAGGTCACGGCCACCGCGGAGACCGGGGTGAGCGTCCGGGTGGAGGGCGAGTCCGCGGACCAGGTGCCCGAGGACGGCGACAACCTCGCGATCCGGGCGGCCCTCGCGCTGGCCGGGCACGCGGGCCGCCCGTACGGGGTGAACCTGCTCATCCGCAAGTCGATCCCGGTGGCGGGCGGCATGGCGGGCGGCAGCGCCGACGCCGCCGCGGCCCTGGTCGCCTGCAACGAGCTGTGGGGGCTCGGCCTGCCGCTTGAGGACCTGATGGAGATCGCCGCCGACATCGGCAGCGACGTCCCCTTCGCCCTGCTCGGCGGTACGGCGGTCGGCACCGGCAGGGGAGAGCGGCTGACCCCGCTGGATGTCGCGGGTACCTTCCACTGGGTGTTCGCACTGGCCGACGGCGGCCTGTCCACGGCCGCGGTCTACGCCGAGTGCGACCGCCTCCGCCAGGTGAGCGGCGAGCAGGTGGCCTGGCCCCAGGTCACCGAGGCACTGCTGGCCGCGCTCCGCGAGGGAGACGCGGAGACCCTCGGTGCCCAGCTGAGCAACGACCTGCAGCCCGCCGCCGTGACGCTGCGCGGCTCACTGGCCCGCACCCTGGACGCGGGGCGGGAGCAGGGCGCCCTCGGCTCGCTGATCTCCGGCTCCGGGCCCACCTGCGCCTTCCTCGCCCGGTCGGCGGCCCACGCGGGCGAGCTGGCAGCCTGCCTGAAGGACGTCGGCGTGGCGCGCGACGTCATCACCGCCCACGGTCCCGTGCCCGGCCCGGTGGTCGTTTAG
- a CDS encoding MarR family winged helix-turn-helix transcriptional regulator: MTLHHADHGSRRSAGAKDEVDLLVTAWNQERPDLDVQPLQVLSRVSRLARHLDRARRAAFAEHDLEIWEFDVLTALRRAGEPYEMSPGALLRATLVTSGTMTNRIDRLTAAGLVRRRPDPEDRRGVLVSLTGTGRTRVDSAFDDLLRRERELLASLQEREQQALADLLRTLLVPFDATDTGAP, from the coding sequence ATGACCCTGCACCACGCGGACCACGGCTCCAGGCGTTCGGCCGGCGCGAAGGACGAGGTCGACCTGCTGGTCACCGCCTGGAATCAGGAACGCCCGGACCTCGACGTGCAGCCGCTCCAGGTGCTCAGCCGGGTCTCCCGGCTGGCCCGCCATCTCGACCGCGCCCGCCGGGCCGCCTTCGCCGAACACGACCTGGAGATCTGGGAGTTCGACGTGCTCACCGCCCTGCGCCGGGCCGGGGAGCCGTACGAGATGAGCCCGGGAGCACTGCTCCGCGCGACGCTGGTGACGTCGGGGACGATGACCAACCGGATCGACCGGCTGACCGCGGCCGGACTGGTCAGGCGGCGCCCCGACCCCGAGGACCGGCGCGGCGTCCTGGTCTCCCTGACCGGCACCGGGCGGACGCGGGTGGACAGTGCCTTCGACGACCTGCTGCGCCGCGAGCGCGAGCTCCTCGCGAGCCTGCAGGAACGCGAACAGCAGGCCCTTGCGGACCTGCTGCGCACGCTACTCGTCCCTTTTGACGCAACCGACACCGGAGCGCCCTGA